The Tripterygium wilfordii isolate XIE 37 chromosome 1, ASM1340144v1, whole genome shotgun sequence sequence ttttttgttgatgtTCTGGCAATCAAATTTAGATCACGGATTATATTCTATGAGAGTACAATGTTTTACTGGTATTTCTCTTGTTGGCTTGTTTCAAGTTGTAGCTTTGTTCTTTCTCTTTATGTTGCTTTTCTCCTCTGCCCCTTGGTAAATTTCTTTtgcataaggaaaaaaagaagaagtactaatgtgtttggatttttGAATTATTCTAATTATACTAATGATAAAAATCTTGGCTTCGTTTACTAGTTCAAGTGGTACAATCAATGTACTGATTCGTAATGCGTAAGTGAAaagtatgattcaaattgtcAATTTCTTATAACTAGAAAATCCCTTTGAGGTGCAAGTTCGTTGTCGGTTTCTTGTTAAATGCGAgctagaaaaacttttcaagaagtcatttttcttccttctgATGCAATGAACCTTGTTGTATGATATGATTGGtttgaatttatatatatatatatatatatatagaatttcTCCTTGGCTCGGTTAATATGGGGTTGGTTTTTGTTAAATTACTTACACCTGactctgtaattttttttttttacaaatgctAGTTTAGAGACAAGATTGATGCAGATGACCTCCACCGAAAGGCTTTGGTTCCATTCCAGCATTGGACATGAAAAACTAATCAGTAAGGTGCTGTTGGAAGATATGGATTGATATAGTTGAGATTTGGAATAGGGAATGAAGCCATTGGTCCGTGTAGCGTAGGGAAACAACAGCGTATTATATTCGATTTTTGTTGTAAATTTGAATCTATTTTGAATTGATTAAGATGTTAGAAACAATGCTTTACTTTCTCTGTTCATGCTCTCTCTCTTTGTCTGTGCATTTGTgctttttctctctgtttcttcaGTTTCAAACTTCTGAAGGTTGATGACCAGTGCCCGAAGAATTGTCATTGGAGAGGGCAGGATAGTAATTTCTCACTTGTCGCGGTGGGATCTTGATGATGTTCTCCTTGGAGAGCTTGTTAACACTTCGTTGGCAAAAAGGAACAAACGAACAATGAAAATATCCAAGTACAATGTAGCTTGAATGATGAGCTGGGCCTTCGAAACATTTCAGCCATGTTAAGCCTGAGTTTGAAACTGCATGGGCTAGCTCTAAGAAAAGAAGTGAAACATCTTAGTaaccaaaggaaaagaaagcaaaagCTATTCTCGTAGTAGCGGCGAGTGAAATGGGAACAGCCAAAACTGTGACCAACCCTTTTTCCATCTCTCGTTTAAGACGACGttcttatttattatttttacatGTCTAGCTTGTTAGTCTAGGATCCGTATTGATACGTCAGCGAACTTATCATCTGTGGCGGAGAATTTGAGAAAAACTCATGAATATTCACACTCtacaatttatttataattcaaagatatttgtttcttcttctttggatgTGCCAATTTCACAAGCATTGATTTGACTCCATTGCTTTCAATTCAAACCAAACTTACCCGTTCAATTAAATTAATCATTCTTAATAGCCATTGGTGCCACTCGGCTCTCTAGGATCTATACACAATATCTAAAacttaaatttttaaaatttataggTCGCATCAGGTGACAGCAATCAgtaaaaaagtaaaatttaaGTGATTTGTATAGTAATTATACTCGGActctataaatatatagatgGTAACACTAACTTGATTAAGTTGTAATTTGTTGATACTTTCCGCGCATTACGGGTCTCTCAATTAGTCTTatgaattattaaaaataaaacccaaTTGGCAAAGTTGGTATAAGTTGCTATCATGATGACAGTGATTGAAAATAGGGTTTGCACATCTTAAGATAAAACGTGAGGTTATTGTGAGTGGTTGGTTATAAACAAATGACAATCACAAATTTTGTCAAACCTTACACATATTTCTTCTATTTAACATAAGAGATAAATATTGGCTATTTAATCACGTGTTTAATTGAACACAATAAAAATTCTTGACTTCCATCATGAGAACTAAATGCTGAAAACAACATCCATTCATAAAAATGGTTCAAAATCCAACCACAAACATTAACGATATTTTctgtgaatttatttttcatgaagTGTCGGCCATTAGTTGTCAATCTCAAAAAACGCGTCCTATTGTGAAAGGCACAAATTCTTTGCTTATATAATACGaaacttgaaagaaaaaaaatccattacCCAATTTGGACTTATTcaaatgtatataaataaataaactagactatacatacatacatacatacatatataaataaataaactagactatacatacatacatacatacatatatatatatattatcgtTTTTTTTGTATCATCTCTTGGTTATGGATTGACTTGTTGTCTTAGAATTTTAAAAGGTTAAAAAGTCTCATTATTTGTTCCCTCTTGTCAATTAAGGAATTGATAAGAGGAAGAAAAGTGAAATTAAATAAGCTTTTttagtgttagaatatatatgcacaaaattGACCCAACACCTAAAGATATAAATTTTTGGACTTTTGAGGTTCGTATGAGCGTTAAGTATAGTATTAAATCTTAATCTACCACATATCTCACGTTGGTTACAAtcaaacattatatataatataagttTTCAAGTAAATAAAttgtatattttaattttaatttaaggaAACAAGTACACACCTCCATGGGTTATTGtcgaaataataataataatttgccCATTATTGGTTTGGCTTGTTGTTCTCGTCTCTCGAGACATTggtattaaaaaataaagaaagattgttattataataattaaacGAATAATAACTTTGTTATCAAtccaaattgaaatcaaacttATTCAATTTTATGTTACCGACAATCCAAAATATCTATTTTCTTTATATGAGAATCACACCAGACAAGCTCCCCTTTGAACCGCTGATATGAACCTTAACTCATGTCGTCCGACTCGTGCACATAGAAATTTTACACCTGACGACATAATAAGTTAGGCCAAAGTTCAACGCGTGATTACAAATGTAATGCTCCCAGTGGGTCAAACTTAGCTAAATATCTCATAGACTTCTGACCATTCTACGTAGGGGTGGTCAAAATTCGGATTCGGGTTGGATAACATcacgtgtttataaaatatttacatgtacaAACCCTAACCcagattggattttggacatacttaattgaataaacccggattggtttaaatccatacaagtaaattggacaataatctaattcgggttagggtcTGGACAAGTAAACCGTTGGTTTTAAACCagacaaatttttttgtttggaatcaaatttcgaacatataacttatatacAAATTTGGTTTATTTTGGGTCAAACAAATTTGGTTATTCAGACCGGATAAAGTCTTGCTATCCCTAATTCTATGTattgatatataaataattttttatgggTCACTCGTTGAATGTACCAAGCACCTTCTCATCCATGTGAGATAATTAGAGGCCGGGTGCTTATGTgagaaattattcaatggtCCTAATATGTCATATCATATGTTGATTTGGTGTACTAGAGTCAATAAGAATAAGATGATGAGAATTCTTGATCAGTAGTTGAGAAGTATTCAAAATTTAACTCGTAAACCAACCACTTTAATTTATTCATAACGACCCCCCATGAGTTGGcatcattcaattgatatgGGTCCACTAAATATCTTCTCGTGCTTGGGTCGGATTTTTTGGCCATAAATATTGGACAAGTGAGTACTCCATATGTACAATTACTGATAATATTGTCCTCATATTAAGTTTTAATTAATGGCCTTTCCAACCGATGCTAAGTCAGCCATGATCAGTGTCCAAGAGCTCATCAAAGAGCCCTTGACGTTGATCCCACAACAATACATTCGTTTTGGTGATCAAGAACCTTCAACTACTATTCTCTTTGATCGTTCAAATCTCTTGCCTACTCTGCCAATTCTTGACATGAAACAATTGGAGTCGGGTTCTGAGCTTCAGAAACTGCATTTGGCCTGCAAAGATTGGGGTTTCTTTCAGGTTTTCAAATGTTCTATTCTGTTTTCATTCACCTTTTGATTTGAGTTGGTGTATGTTCATATTCATTGAAGTCAAAACAtgaatgtgtgtatatatatatatatatgcaggtgGTGAACCATGGTGTAAGTTGTTCATTAATGGAGAAACTGAGGTACGAGATTGAAGAGTTTTACAAGCTTCCTATGGAGGAGAAAGTCAAGTACAAGATGAGGCCAGCAGATCTTGAAGGGTTCGTAAACGTCGCCCGAAGAGAAGGAAAACTTGATTGGGGTGATGGTTTCTATATGACAACCAATCCCATCACCAGAAGAAAACCATACCTCTTTCCAGAGCTCCCTTCATCCTTAAGGTTAATTCCCTCTCTACATCTCCCTTTCTTGTTGATTTAATGCCACATCAGCGTTAAATCTGCTCACAACTATATGAAATCTGCCCGGGTAGCtgttttgtctcattttgaaacattaaATGATCGATGATCCTGCaacaatatatatttctttggGTGACTAATTCGTAACAAGCCTTATCTTTGTTGCATGCAGGAATACGTTAGAGCGTTATATAACCGAGTTGCAAGAACTGGGCATGAGACTTCTTGGGGTTATGGCGAGGGCTCTGAAGATAGAGAGGGAGGAAGTGGTAGAGTTGTTTGAAGATGGGATGCAATCGGTGAGGATGACTTATTACCCTAAATGCCCACAACCAGAGCTGGTTATGGGGTTTACGCCTCATTCCGATGCGACCGGAATCACCATTCTTAACCAGCTTAATGGGGTGGATGGTCTTGAGATTATGAAAGATGGGGTTTGGATTCCTGTGAATTTTCAACCAGATGCCTTTGTTGTAAATGTAGGAGACATATTAGAGGTATGCTTGCTTCATACTTCAttatcattctctctctctctctcactctatacatacatacatacatatatttatatttattaacaCGTGTGATTTATTTTAATCTTGTGAAAGAACCCTTGGTTGACTTCGACTAACATAACAAGCTAGATTTGCATGATTGATGCAGGAATTAATCATTTGGGTTTCAGAATTCAAATAGCAAAACATGTTGCAATTAGATTCAATATTGCCTATATATACTATCTATTAAAAGCATAAGAGCATTAGCATCATTGTCTCTTAGTCAACCAAATTGGGCTTGCCCGGCAAGTTATCGGTTTCGGCTAAAGACGTATGTTTGCGATATTTTCATGGTTCGATTCTCAGTGGGATCTATCTCCATTGGGTTTTGTGCTGAGCGTCATCCTAACTTGGCTGATTTTGTCGGTAGGTTGTGCACTTGGCCTTTTCAGCCTGAGTTTTTAGCCCAACTTGACCATCCAAAATAGACAAGCCATTGATATTGTTCTCGGctaacca is a genomic window containing:
- the LOC119981625 gene encoding protein SRG1-like — its product is MAFPTDAKSAMISVQELIKEPLTLIPQQYIRFGDQEPSTTILFDRSNLLPTLPILDMKQLESGSELQKLHLACKDWGFFQVVNHGVSCSLMEKLRYEIEEFYKLPMEEKVKYKMRPADLEGFVNVARREGKLDWGDGFYMTTNPITRRKPYLFPELPSSLRNTLERYITELQELGMRLLGVMARALKIEREEVVELFEDGMQSVRMTYYPKCPQPELVMGFTPHSDATGITILNQLNGVDGLEIMKDGVWIPVNFQPDAFVVNVGDILEILSNGIYSSIEHRAMVNSMKERISIAFFMNPKFEADIGPISSLINSQNPPLFKKIGIEQYIKDAASRKVYRKSLLERIKIKIDQESQDG